The Microbacterium sp. SORGH_AS_0862 genome has a segment encoding these proteins:
- the leuS gene encoding leucine--tRNA ligase, translated as MSTTSTDTAGASADGGFDAHAIQDKWQQRWAESDPFRAGGENDTRPRKYVLAMFPYPSGDLHMGHAENYLYSDIVARFWRHRGYNVLHPIGWDSFGLPAENAAIKRGANPVTWTYDNIAQQKESLKAYGVSFDWSRVLHTSDPEYYRWNQWLFQKLYERGLAYRKESPVNWCTHDQTVLANEQVVDGHCERCGALVVKKKLTQWYFRITDYADRLLDDLNQLEGFWPHKVIQMQRNWIGRSVGADIDFEIEGRAEKVTVFSTRPDTLHGATFMVVAPDSDLAAELAAGAGPEARERFQAYLSQVQQTTDVERQNADRPKTGVFLDRYAINPINGERLPIWAADYVLADYGHGAVMAVPAHDQRDLDFARAFDLPVKIVVDTTAPITGAVPVIELDADGNPIDPFEGTDALEDIDPVRTGVALSGDGRLINSGSLNGLSKRNAIARAIEELTAAGTGRAAKTYRLRDWLISRQRFWGTPIPMLHGDDGRIVPVPDDQLPVRLPDPEGLNLLPQGTSPLGGATEWVQASDPETGEPMRRDPDTMDTFVDSSWYYLRFLSPGDPDAAFSGREASKWAPVDFYIGGVEHAILHLLYARFIVKALYDMGYVDFTEPFSSLINQGMVILDGAKMSKSKGNLVLFQDELDAHGADALRVGLAFAGPVEDDKDWKDVSTTGATKFLARALRIAGEVSSPTDAVWAEGDTALRRVTHRLWADAPSLIEQTKFNVVVARLMELVNATRKTIDSGAGAADPAVREAAEATAMILDLFAPHTAEEMWSQLGYEPSVGLASWRQPDGTLLVEDTVTAVVQIDGKVRATLDVSAKIGGEELERLAREDVRVQRALGDREIVRAIVRPPKVVSFSTR; from the coding sequence GTGTCTACGACCTCGACCGACACCGCAGGCGCGTCCGCCGACGGCGGCTTCGACGCCCACGCCATCCAGGACAAGTGGCAGCAGCGCTGGGCGGAAAGCGACCCGTTCCGCGCCGGCGGCGAGAACGACACCCGCCCGCGCAAGTACGTGCTCGCGATGTTCCCTTACCCGTCCGGCGATCTGCACATGGGGCACGCCGAGAACTACCTCTACTCGGACATCGTCGCCCGCTTCTGGCGTCACCGCGGGTACAACGTGCTGCATCCGATCGGGTGGGACTCGTTCGGTCTCCCGGCCGAGAACGCGGCCATCAAGCGCGGCGCGAACCCCGTCACCTGGACGTACGACAACATCGCCCAGCAGAAGGAGAGCCTCAAGGCCTACGGCGTCTCCTTCGACTGGAGCCGTGTCCTGCACACGAGCGACCCGGAGTACTACCGCTGGAACCAGTGGCTCTTCCAGAAGCTCTACGAGCGGGGCCTGGCCTACCGCAAGGAGAGCCCGGTCAACTGGTGCACGCACGATCAGACCGTGCTCGCCAACGAGCAGGTCGTCGACGGGCACTGTGAGCGCTGCGGCGCCCTGGTCGTCAAGAAGAAGCTGACCCAGTGGTACTTCCGGATCACCGATTACGCCGACCGGCTGCTCGACGACCTCAATCAGCTCGAGGGTTTCTGGCCGCACAAGGTCATCCAGATGCAGCGCAACTGGATCGGCCGCTCGGTCGGCGCCGACATCGACTTCGAGATCGAAGGCCGTGCCGAGAAGGTCACGGTGTTCTCGACGCGCCCCGACACGCTGCACGGCGCCACCTTCATGGTCGTCGCGCCCGACTCCGACCTCGCAGCGGAGCTGGCGGCGGGCGCAGGTCCCGAGGCGCGCGAGCGCTTCCAGGCGTACCTCTCCCAGGTGCAGCAGACGACGGATGTGGAGCGGCAGAACGCCGACCGTCCCAAGACGGGCGTGTTCCTCGACCGTTACGCGATCAACCCCATCAACGGGGAGCGCCTGCCGATCTGGGCGGCCGACTACGTCCTGGCCGACTACGGTCACGGTGCGGTCATGGCCGTGCCTGCGCACGACCAGCGCGATCTCGACTTCGCGCGTGCGTTCGACCTGCCGGTGAAGATCGTCGTCGACACGACGGCTCCCATCACGGGTGCGGTGCCCGTCATCGAGCTCGACGCAGACGGCAACCCGATCGACCCGTTCGAGGGCACCGACGCCCTCGAGGACATCGACCCGGTGCGCACCGGTGTCGCACTCAGCGGAGACGGCCGCCTCATCAACTCCGGCAGCCTCAACGGCCTGAGCAAGCGCAACGCGATCGCGCGCGCCATCGAGGAGCTGACCGCAGCCGGGACGGGCCGCGCGGCGAAGACCTATCGTCTGCGCGACTGGCTGATCTCGCGCCAGCGGTTCTGGGGCACCCCCATCCCGATGCTGCACGGCGACGACGGCCGTATCGTTCCCGTGCCCGACGACCAGCTTCCCGTGCGCCTTCCCGACCCTGAAGGGCTCAACCTGCTGCCGCAGGGCACCTCGCCATTGGGTGGTGCGACCGAGTGGGTGCAGGCGAGCGACCCAGAGACCGGCGAGCCCATGCGCCGCGACCCGGACACGATGGACACCTTCGTCGACAGCTCCTGGTACTACCTCCGCTTCCTCTCGCCGGGTGACCCCGACGCAGCCTTCTCGGGTCGTGAGGCCTCGAAGTGGGCGCCGGTGGACTTCTACATCGGCGGCGTCGAGCACGCGATCCTGCACCTGCTCTACGCACGGTTCATCGTCAAGGCGCTCTACGACATGGGCTACGTCGACTTCACCGAGCCCTTCTCCAGCCTGATCAACCAGGGCATGGTCATCCTCGACGGCGCCAAGATGTCCAAGAGCAAGGGCAACCTCGTGCTGTTCCAGGACGAGCTCGACGCGCACGGTGCCGACGCGCTGCGCGTCGGACTCGCCTTCGCGGGTCCCGTGGAGGACGACAAGGACTGGAAGGACGTCTCGACGACCGGTGCCACGAAGTTCCTCGCGCGCGCGCTGCGCATCGCGGGTGAGGTCTCCAGCCCCACGGATGCGGTGTGGGCCGAGGGCGACACCGCGCTGCGTCGCGTCACGCACCGTCTGTGGGCGGACGCGCCCTCGCTCATCGAGCAGACGAAGTTCAATGTCGTCGTCGCGCGCCTCATGGAGCTCGTCAACGCCACGCGCAAGACGATCGACTCCGGTGCGGGCGCGGCGGACCCCGCCGTGCGCGAGGCCGCCGAGGCCACCGCGATGATCCTCGACCTGTTCGCGCCGCACACGGCTGAGGAGATGTGGTCCCAGCTGGGCTACGAGCCGTCCGTCGGTCTCGCGTCCTGGCGTCAGCCCGACGGCACGCTCCTGGTGGAGGACACCGTCACCGCCGTCGTCCAGATCGACGGCAAGGTGCGCGCGACGCTGGACGTGTCGGCCAAGATCGGCGGCGAGGAGCTCGAGCGGCTGGCCCGCGAGGACGTCCGCGTGCAGCGCGCTCTCGGTGATCGCGAGATCGTGCGGGCGATCGTGCGGCCGCCGAAGGTCGTGAGCTTCAGCACGCGCTGA
- a CDS encoding anthranilate synthase component I family protein, with product MPAAPVRVHGANDPAAVHALFAERDHTFWLDAGPDAGAGYSWIGSGIPVDGAEVRAVQVAAGDTAPHPAGPFRSGWVGWLSYEVGADAAGAPVAPDDMPRESWMRVRTLVTFDHAAGVTWVSGEDADAWAERITSATPVAPAAVPDRGAAIARVDASRYADDIRTAIAAIGRGDAYLLCLTTRFDVVGEVDALDAYAALRADTPSHHGLLIRSGGIALAGASPERFLLARDGRVSTHPIKGTRPRGATPEADAALAAELAADPKERAENVMIVDLMRNDLARVCDPATVSVDRLLEVETYPRVHQLVSSVSGVPHPGVTLGEMLKAVFPAGSMTGAPKLSAMTLLHDIEGAPRGAFSGCAGWVGDDGAFDLAMTIRTLVTHPRGAYVGAGGGITWSSEVAAEVAEVALKATAPLRAAGATLPADWGG from the coding sequence GTGCCCGCTGCCCCTGTCCGCGTGCACGGCGCGAACGATCCCGCAGCCGTCCACGCACTCTTCGCCGAGCGCGACCACACGTTCTGGCTCGATGCGGGGCCCGACGCCGGCGCGGGCTACAGCTGGATCGGATCCGGCATCCCCGTGGACGGCGCCGAGGTGCGTGCGGTGCAGGTCGCGGCGGGTGACACCGCGCCGCATCCCGCCGGACCGTTCCGGAGCGGATGGGTCGGATGGCTCTCGTACGAGGTCGGCGCGGATGCGGCCGGCGCCCCCGTCGCGCCCGACGACATGCCGCGTGAGAGCTGGATGAGGGTGCGCACGCTCGTGACCTTCGATCACGCCGCCGGCGTGACGTGGGTCAGCGGCGAGGATGCCGATGCCTGGGCCGAGCGCATCACGTCGGCGACCCCGGTCGCCCCGGCGGCGGTGCCCGATCGGGGCGCGGCGATCGCGCGGGTCGATGCATCCCGCTACGCGGACGACATCCGTACGGCCATCGCGGCCATCGGTCGCGGGGATGCGTACCTGCTGTGTCTGACGACGCGCTTCGACGTGGTCGGCGAGGTCGATGCGCTCGACGCCTACGCCGCGCTTCGGGCCGACACCCCCTCGCATCATGGACTGCTGATCCGAAGCGGCGGGATCGCGCTGGCCGGTGCGAGTCCGGAGCGCTTCCTGCTCGCGCGCGATGGACGCGTCAGCACGCATCCGATCAAGGGGACCCGTCCTCGTGGCGCGACGCCCGAGGCGGACGCCGCCCTCGCCGCCGAGCTCGCGGCCGACCCCAAGGAGCGTGCCGAGAACGTGATGATCGTGGACCTGATGCGCAACGACCTGGCGCGCGTGTGCGATCCGGCGACGGTGAGCGTCGACCGCCTCCTGGAGGTCGAGACGTATCCACGTGTGCATCAACTCGTGAGCTCGGTCAGCGGGGTGCCGCATCCGGGCGTCACGCTGGGGGAGATGCTGAAGGCGGTGTTTCCCGCGGGCAGCATGACGGGGGCACCCAAACTGTCGGCGATGACCCTGCTGCACGACATCGAGGGCGCGCCGCGGGGTGCCTTCTCCGGCTGCGCCGGCTGGGTGGGCGATGACGGTGCGTTCGATCTGGCCATGACGATCCGCACCCTCGTCACGCATCCCCGGGGTGCCTATGTGGGCGCGGGCGGCGGCATCACCTGGTCGTCGGAGGTGGCCGCCGAGGTCGCGGAGGTGGCGCTGAAGGCCACTGCGCCGCTGCGTGCGGCGGGGGCGACGCTCCCGGCCGACTGGGGTGGTTAG
- a CDS encoding DedA family protein, giving the protein MNDLLTAILDAVREVDPVLRVVLAGVAIMLETSVLVGLIVPGDTIVIVAGTAVTTPLEAVLLGAAVVLGSLLGETLGYLLGRYLGPWLRRSRLGRRIGEENWARSERYLERRGGPAIFLSRFLPVLHSLVPLTVGMARFPYRRFLAWTAPACIIWASLYIGVAAAAAGTYRELSDRIHYAGYIFVAIIVTFVVLVFIGKKVIERVERRHMAGPASSPEPRATDVED; this is encoded by the coding sequence GTGAACGATCTGCTCACCGCGATCCTCGATGCCGTGCGCGAGGTCGATCCGGTGCTGCGCGTGGTTCTCGCCGGCGTCGCCATCATGCTGGAGACGAGCGTGCTGGTCGGGCTCATCGTCCCGGGCGACACCATCGTCATCGTCGCGGGGACCGCCGTCACCACACCCCTGGAAGCCGTCCTCCTCGGCGCTGCCGTCGTGCTCGGGTCGCTGCTGGGCGAGACGCTCGGGTACCTCCTGGGCCGCTATCTGGGGCCGTGGCTGCGCAGGTCGCGTCTCGGTCGCCGCATCGGCGAGGAGAACTGGGCCAGATCGGAGCGCTACCTGGAGCGGCGGGGCGGGCCGGCCATCTTCCTGTCGCGCTTCCTGCCCGTGCTCCACTCGCTCGTGCCGTTGACGGTCGGTATGGCGCGCTTTCCGTATCGCCGGTTCCTCGCCTGGACCGCGCCGGCATGCATCATCTGGGCGAGCCTCTACATCGGTGTTGCGGCGGCCGCTGCGGGCACCTACCGCGAGCTCTCCGATCGCATCCACTACGCGGGTTACATCTTCGTCGCCATCATCGTGACATTCGTCGTGCTGGTGTTCATCGGCAAGAAGGTCATCGAGCGGGTCGAGCGTCGGCACATGGCCGGGCCGGCGTCCAGCCCGGAGCCCCGAGCGACGGACGTGGAAGACTGA
- a CDS encoding App1 family protein, which translates to MAESRRPTRSDKILWIARLERRFHAWRERGARRRGRTPSAAAFPGYGSQRWVRVLARVVIPPVGRDKGEYAGIRGWRSFAAIPVAYGQVRVTVGSETHDVVADRGGVVDVVLPATLEPGWQTLTAQVEGGQTTTLRVFIVSDVARFGVVSDIDDTVMVTAIPRPMLAAWNSFVVNEHARQPVPGMSVLLERVTREHPGAPLVYLSTGSWNVAPTLTRFLRRHLFPSGAMLLTDWGPTHDRWFRSGRAHKSTNLNRLAQEFPDIRWLLIGDDGQADDAIYTEFAGAHPANVAAVAIRRLTPAEAVLAGGRTAVNDHSAASVPWVSGDDGAELLDRLEETGVVRPGVG; encoded by the coding sequence GTGGCCGAATCCCGTCGTCCGACCCGTTCCGACAAGATCCTTTGGATCGCCCGACTCGAGCGCCGGTTTCACGCGTGGCGTGAACGGGGCGCCCGTCGTCGTGGGCGCACACCATCGGCGGCGGCCTTTCCCGGCTACGGTTCACAGCGCTGGGTGCGGGTGCTCGCACGCGTCGTGATCCCCCCGGTCGGCCGGGACAAGGGCGAGTACGCAGGCATCCGCGGATGGCGGAGCTTCGCCGCGATCCCGGTCGCGTACGGTCAGGTGCGGGTCACCGTGGGCAGCGAGACGCATGACGTCGTCGCCGACCGCGGCGGCGTCGTGGACGTGGTGCTCCCGGCGACCCTCGAGCCGGGCTGGCAGACGCTCACGGCGCAGGTGGAGGGCGGTCAGACCACCACGCTGCGCGTGTTCATCGTCTCCGACGTTGCCAGGTTCGGGGTCGTGAGCGACATCGACGACACCGTCATGGTCACCGCCATCCCCCGTCCGATGCTCGCGGCCTGGAACTCCTTCGTCGTCAACGAGCACGCACGGCAGCCCGTCCCCGGGATGTCGGTGCTGCTCGAGCGTGTGACGCGCGAGCATCCCGGCGCCCCCCTGGTCTACCTGTCGACGGGCTCGTGGAACGTCGCCCCGACGCTCACCCGTTTCCTGCGCCGACATCTCTTCCCCTCCGGCGCCATGCTGCTGACCGACTGGGGGCCGACACACGATCGGTGGTTCCGCAGCGGCCGCGCCCACAAGTCGACCAACCTCAACCGACTTGCGCAGGAGTTCCCCGACATCCGCTGGCTGCTCATCGGGGACGACGGGCAGGCCGACGATGCGATCTACACCGAGTTCGCGGGCGCGCATCCCGCTAACGTGGCCGCCGTCGCCATCCGCCGCCTGACGCCCGCAGAGGCCGTGCTCGCCGGTGGACGGACGGCCGTGAACGACCACTCCGCCGCGAGTGTGCCGTGGGTCAGCGGCG